The DNA region GCTGAGAGGATCTACAGCGAGATATGAAAATCTAATAAAAGGGTGAAATCATCACTATTCATATACATGAGTTTGCCACTGCCTCAGTGACACAAATagatagaacaaaacaaaatttgattTCAAGTGAATTATTAATATCAAGTtaactaaataaaagaaaaattgaaacattcaaaagagattattttaccttataattttgttttggtgCGTCATAGAAGTCGTCAGCGTGTGAAAACTGTTTCCCTATGGTAACATTTGCATAGCTAAGGAAGCAAGGTAAGTAATGGTGACTTCAGAGTTCAGAaattgaatgtttaaaaatgtcaaaacaaaTCATACGACAAAGTATTAAAAACAGCTTACCCATATCCAGTTCCTTTCTTTCCCGGGCTGGTGTATAAATTCTTTCCAGGTGCCTCATATTTTTTTCGAGGTCTCGGCTGTGCGCTGAAGAACGGGACTGGGCCACCTATTGTTCCATAGTAGCTTCCTAAGCCACATCTTATATACGATGTTTTGACGTTTTAAAAGGAGgaggttaaaatggcaaattttaagtCTATAAGGAAATAGAGCAAGGATAATGCAGAGAAAGGAGAACTATGCACAGACAGGCATAATTTACCCAGAACACGATTTAACGCAAGTATTAAAGGTCactatatttagaatttattaaaAGCCTGCAGTTCCAggggtgggcgtggtggttcacaggtaatcccagtattttgggaggctgagctggccaGTCACCTGTGGttaggaatctgagaccagcctggccagcgtggcaaaaccccatcttcactaaaaatacaaaaaagtagatggacatggtggcctgtgcctgtagtcccagctgctcaggaggctgaggcaggagaataacttgaacctgggaggtggaggttacagtgagccgagatcacgccactgcactccagcctggataacagagcacgACCCCAtctcacatacatgcacacatacatacttgCCTATGGTTCCATAATTCGGTATTGAATAAGTGCCTGTATGAGGGTATCTTATTTATAACACCAGTCTCTCtttttggaaacactttctgcATCCACTAAATTACAGATGTTTTTCACATatctgtgaattttctttttaaaaaaaggaaagcttgTCTAATTATAAAACTGTTATTATTTCTTGGCTGACAGATGAATATAAGCATATTATAAACTAATATATTATGGTAGCAATTCCCAATTATTACCACATGGGTAAAAGTTTATCACAGGCAggagaaaagactgaaaaataggaaaaagttatttcaagggtaaaatacatatatattccatgaaaaagaaagaaagtagtgaaggttaaaaaaaaatcacctttttgAATTTAtagctaagaaaatgaaaaagttcaagaaacagtaataataacaataaataaacaattcaaaTCTATCAAACGTgtcaaaaggtagaaaaagataaaattaaataaaagaagaaaatcctcaggagaacgatccaagatggccgatcgctaacaaccccggattgcagctctcagggaaggcgcggagaactagaggacgccacactttcagacaaattctggtcgctcacggagcagaagatcccccagtggaggaaacacacggtggccagtgcgactctcatggccggcgcagcggttccaccagcacctcggcgcagcagctctcggagcaaagtaaacaggttcagaggacccgcatgggtccccagcaggacaccagagcccggcgcagcggctgcaATAGCACCTCGGCTTggcagcactcggcgcagagtaaacgggaccggttccccttctgaccgaggtttggagccccgggaaggcagagtcacctactacggacacaagaaggaagccagacaggagaatcctgggcagaaaagcaccatcagttttaacgcagctgctctggccctgggaactaaaaacctggacgcccactcaagagacctaatctgaacgttggtaatttcaaagacgacaggaggataaatttacaatgacgggaagaaaccagcgtaaaaaagctgagaatactcaaagtcagaacgcctctccctctaaagatgatcacagttccacagcaacaatggaacaaggcttgatggagaacgagcgcatcctgatgacagaatcactcttcagggaatgtataataacaaacttctgtgagttaaaagaacatgttgtagcccaacgtaaagaaactaggaactttgaaaaaaaggtttaatgaaatcctattgagaatagacaacttagagaggagtatgagtgaattaatggaactgaagaatacaatacaggaactccgagaagtatgcacaggtttaaacactcgaattgttcaagcagaagaagggatatcagaggtcaaagtccaacttaatgaaataaaacgtgaagaaaagattagagaaaaaaggataaaaaggaatgagcaaagtctccaagaaatgtgcgactttgtgaaaagaccaaatttacgtttgataggtgtacctaaatgcgacggagagaatgaatccaagctggaaaatacccttcaggatattattcaggaaaattttcctaaactagcaaagcaagtcaacattcaaccccaggtaatacagagaacaccacaaagatattcctcaagaagagcaaccccaaggcacataactgttagattcaccagggttgaaacgaaggagaggatactaagggcagccagagagaaaggtcaggttacccacaaaggcaagcctatcagacttacagcagatctctcagcagaaactctacaagccagaagagagtgggggccaatattcaacatcttcaaagaacagaaccttcagcccagaatttcatatccagccaaactaagcttcacaattgaaggaaaaataaaatctcttatgaacaagcaagaactcaagagattttattaccaccaggcctgctttacaagagcttctgaaagaagcattacacacagaaagaaacaaccagtattagcctttctaaaaatacaccaaaaagtaaagagcaccaacataaagaagaatttacatcaacaaatggataaaacagccagtcaacatcaaatggcagtaaccctaaatttaaattgactaaatgtcccaatcaaaagacacagccaaaacccaacggcatgttacatccagacctgtttcacatgcaaggatacacaaagactcaaaacaaagggatggagaaagatttaccaaccaaatggagagcaaaaataaataataaataaataaaaagcaggagttgcagttcttgtatcggataaaatagattttaaagcaacaaagatatagtggtaaaaggatcaatgcaacaacaagagcgaatgatcctaacacccagataggagacatagattcaatgagacagaaaattaataaggatatcaaggactcgaactcagatccggaacaagtaaacttaataaatattcatagagctctccacttcaaatacacaaaatatacattcttgtcaataccacatcacacctacccataagcttaaatgaaacattgattggccatcattaatacccaatttttttcaaaataaagcaatatttccatttactctccctctttctcttcctctttcttcctctcctttacttatttttttttctttccttctctcaaaaaaaaagaaatcaacttgtaaacctctagatccaggtcggcaatgtctctctcattgcttgatttccttccttcccttccctccctccccacttcctcccttccttccttccttcatccctaccatccttcttccctcccttcctgccttcctcccccctccccccacccaaaaaaagaagaaaatcctcaatcttttttttttttttgagacagggtctcactctgttgcccaggctggggtgcagtggtgtgatcactgctcactgtagcctcaaactccctggttcaagtgttCCccacaacctcagtctcccaagtagctgggactaaaggcatgcattaccatgctgggctaatttttgtatattttgtagagatggggttttgccctgttgcccagactgatctcaaactcctagactcaagcaatccattcacctcagcctcccaaagtgctgggattacaggcgtgagccactgaacccaccAAAAATCCtcactctttgtgtgtgtgtgtgtgtgtgtgtgtgtgtgtgtttttgagacagagtttcgctcttgttacccaggctggagtgcaatggtgcgatctctgctcaccgcaacctccgcctcctgggttcaggcaattctcccgcctcagcctcctgagtagctgggattacaggcacgcgccaccgtgcccagctaattttttgtatttttagtagagacggggtttcaccatgttgaccaggatggtctcgatctcttgacattgtgatccacccacctcggcctcccaaagtgctgggattacaggcttgagcccccgtgcccagccatgttttcttttatttttgagacagagtctcactctgttacccaggctggagtgcagtgacacgatctcggctcactgcaacctctatctcccaggttcaagtgattctcctgcctcagcctcccgagcagctgggattacaggtcaccgccaccaagcccagctaatttttatattttgactagagacgagatttcgccatgttggccagactgatctcaaaattctgacctcaggtcaaccgcccaactcagcctccaaagtgcagggattacaggcatgagccaccgtgcccagccacaaatcctcactctttttttttttgagacggagtttcgctcttgttacccaggctggagtgcaatggtgcgatctcggctcaccgcaacctccgccttctgggttcaggcaattctcctgcctcagcctcctgagtagctgggatcacaggcacgtaccaccatgcccagctaattttttatatttttagtagaaacggggtttcaccattttgaccaggatagtctcgatctcttgacttcatgatccacctgccttggcctcccaaagtgctgggattacaggcttgagccaccgcccccggccaaTCCTCACTCTTAATAGAGACAATAATTTTGGCTGACATTGCCTACTGGAATTAGAAGGAAGTACAACTTATCCAAACGTACTttaacttgtctcaaaaaatacagtaaataagcacaaaattagacttcagttATCTATCAAATTAATAAATTGAGTTAAAGCTACTGAGTGTGAGcaaacattacattttaaatctCAGTTATGAAACATTACATTGACTACATGGTCTAATGTTAAACTACTTGAATGGTAAGAAGAAAAGATCCCTCACATTGACAGCTGTCATAACTAAGATACTGTTAAACCCCATGAGTATAGCTtcccaataattttaaaatcatgtatctttgatcaattattttctttatcaaaaaagaatttctggccaggcacagtggctcacacctgtaatcccagcactttgggaggccaagttgggcagatcacttgaggtcaggagttcaagaccagcctggccaacgtggtaaaatcccatctctgttaaaaatacaaaaattagccaggcatggtggcatatgcctataatcctagctaatagggagactgaggcaggcgaatcacttgatcccaggaagcagaggttgcagtgagctgagatcacgccattgcactccagcctgggcaagagagcaagattccatctcaaaaaaaaaaaattctcttaattccactttttttcttttagacaaggtctcactctgacatgcaggctggagtacagtggcttaatcacagctcactgtgacttcatactcctgggctcaagggaccctctcacctcagcctcctgagtagctaggactacaggcacctgctatcgcacccagctaactttttaatttttgtagagatggaatctcattatattgcccaggctgatctcaaactcctggcctcaagcaatcctcccagctcggcctccaaaagtgctgggattacaggcatgagccactgcacccagcttcatatttttatttattcttaacagCAGAAAAAATAGTCAAGGACATAGACATAATAattaaagggaattttttttttcagtatgacTTTTGCAAggttttttaacaaattttattcagGTTGTTCTTACTATATCAACAAATAGACCACAGTGCTATAATAGATAATCCAAACTTTAATATGATGAGAATGTATTTAATCCAGATTACTTTTCGATCTAAACCATCCAATACAACTACCTCCACCTAAGACAAACTAAGAATAATACTTAAAAATTCACTTTACATAAGTAAGTcctacagaaaaacaaacatttaatttaGGGATAAAGGTGCAAACAATCTAAGACGTTTCCCAGAACACTTACGGCTTTTTATCCCCACTACTGGGGAGGAAGGCTTTGCTTAGATTCTTTTTGGCTGCTTGCATCATGTCCCGTCTCTTCACTTGATTCAGATTTACGTAGCCTTCACCTTCAAAAATCCTTACAAAATGGGGATCGAAATAACCTGCCTGAAGATTGGACATTGCTTTGGATCCCCCAGGTAGcatctgtttgtttttgcttgCAGCCTCATTAAAGggtcctttaaaaatacattaggaATGTTATAATTTTGAGCTTACTCTCAATTAAAGGACATGACAAATAAGAGAACAATTTCCCTGAAAGCCCTGTGTGAATGACTATCTTGACAATAAGACCTAAGAGGTGTTcatcaaaacattttctttttttttttttgagtcggagtttcgctcttgttacccaggctggagtgcaatggcgcgatctcggctcaccgcaacctccgcctcctgggttcaggcaattctcctgcctcagcctcctgagtaggtgggattacaggcacgcgccaccatgcccagctaattttttcgtatttttagtagagacggggtttcaccatgttgaccaggatggtctcaatctcttgacctcgtgatccacccgcctcggcctcccaaagtgctgggattacaggcgtgagccaccgcgcccggcccaggctcAAAACATTTTGATGTTTAAGGTCTTGGTTATACACTCTGAGTTTTAGAGCTGGTAGAGACCTTAAAGTTACCTAATTCAATGTTTCTCCAACTATATACCAGGAAGCATTGTGTGAGATGCCAGTAAGAGTAGTGCGCAGGTTGAAGAGAAGGGTGTTTCATGCTCAAACGGAAGCAGTTCCTCTCTAGGGCATACACTTAAGACACATGAGAGTCTATGGCTACTAAAAGACATTagcaagaatgttcatagcagttttgttcataataattaaaaacataaaacagcccaaatgtccatcaatgggaGAACAGATTTTTAAACTGTGGAatttacacaatgaaatactagtAGCCCAGTAGTTTTTTAAAGGCTGTTTTAATAAGTATTTAGAACTTCTTTCATAATTTAGATCTAGGAGAGCTCTATTTGAGGATAGCTTTGGTAATGTGTAGAATGTTTTGAAGTGCACACAATCCTTAATTCAACTGGCTATTAAAATGTGAATCTGTATCATcgacttttttaaagtttttttttttttttagtctccttCTGccaccgaggctggaatgcagtggtgtgatcatggctcactgtagcctcagcctcttgggatcacctgcctgcctcagccttccaagtagctgagaatacaggcacatgacaccatgcctaggtaatttttctattttttgtagagacagggtctcactatgttgtccaagcttgtcttgaactcctggcctcaagcaatcctcctgccaccacctcccaaagtgctgggattacagctgtgagccaccacatctggccaaccTCAATTTTTGAAAAGGTAATACATTCAAATAGTTCCAAATTCAAAAGTTCAAACATTTTCACAAGAAGTCTTTTTCCCATACTTGGCCACCCAATTCTGCTTCCACAGGCAAAGAGATAATCATTTTGTTTCCCAAAGAATGTTCAGGTATGTTCCAGTGAATGTTTTCATAtacatccttttttattttttcaaatgctctctCAGAAGAATCACACTGTTAATTCTTAGCACACTGTGTATACTATTGTGCaccttgcttttttatttaataatgtatcTTGGAGGTGTCTCCAAatcagtgttttattttgtaCTATTATTTAGAAGTAATTGGATATCCAAAAATTGAACTGAGacatttaaatattcatatatattagcTCTTTTTATTACTTCTGACTTTCCTAAACACCCCTCAGCCATTCATTTGCATTGCATTTCTCAGGAAGGTAATAATGAATGGCCTTCTTGGACGCAAACGCAAATACTGTTTGCATGAGGGAGTGTCCCATCTAAGCAAAATATCCTGGGAGAAAACTGCCAGGCacctttggaaagaaagaaaatcacccaTGAGGACAACAAATGAGGATAAGAAGCCTAATAAAAAGAGATTCTTATTCCCATAAAATAAAGTTCTTGTTAACCCACTTTAGAAATAAATGCTTTAAATTATAAACTCTTAAAATATcatttgatttaaatattaaattcaaattttatatagaaaataccCACTATTCCTCCatagagaaaaccaaatatactTACGATTAAATGGTGACACGTATTTATCACCCACAGTAATATATTCCATTTCACTAAAGAGGCCAATCCTTTCCATGTCCgttttccctcctctctccacaggcatggtggcttcttGTGGTGGTGCCCTCTATACTGCTGACTTCAAGAGGTTCCTTAGGGTCACTTCTTTTATAGCAAAATCCTGCTTTACactgacaataaaaataaaggggaaaagtTTAGGAAAAAAGTGATTATTGATTTTCAGTTCTAATTACTTCCAACTTCCAGTCTAggagttttgtgttttgtttttgtgtttgtctgtttgttttgagatggagtttcactgtcgcccaggctgcagtgcaatggcaccatcttcactcactgcaacctccacctcccggatggaagtgattctcctgactcagcctcccaagtagctgggattacaggcgtatgccaccacgaGAGGCTaatgtacttttagtagagacgaggttttaccatgttggcccagactggtcttgaactcctgacctcaggtgatctacccacctctgcctcccaaagtgttgggattacaggcgagagctacTGTGCCATGCCAGGTCAAGAGTTTTAAGGTTTACTATAAAATAATAGTCTCCTACTCTGTGGGGAAAGAATCTACTctgtggggctgggggagaaTACTGGGACTCACAATTGTCCATATGAGCCTCCCCCTTGACTCTCCATGTGAAGTGCCCACAAATTACAAAGGATTGTGTAAAATATCATCTGCTGCACTGCCATTTATCTGTTGGAAATAATTATTAGTATATAGTGTATTATAAACAGATCCTTTTGAGAAGTTCAGGGTaggttttaaattaattatataaaggCAGACATTTTTACAGTTTAGCTAAAATGATTTCAGCATCCTGCATTGTCCCTTATACTGAAAATATAACTGTTTTCAGAATGCATCCAGATACTACCCTACAATGCCTGAGGTTGTTTTTgaagtttaaataaatttaagaagtgTGCCACTGGTAAATTATAAAGGGAATGGGGAAGAGTACAATGATTTCGgcaataaaaacaagaacaaaaacgaAAATTCTACAATGATTTCTGAGTAATTTGTTAATGGGCATACTTCAACTCTGAGCTTTCTTTGGAAATGACCACTTCAAACGAAGGTGAAATATTAAACATGCAACgccttatttaaaaattaacgtatttttagtagagacagggtttcactgttggccaggctggtcttgaatcccagagtgctgggatcacaggcgtgagccaccgcgcccggtctttTAACTTAAATTTAGAGCAAGCTGTTTCAGTGCCTCTTTGCAAGCCTGCCTGAAACAGTGGCTCACCTGAGCATGAATCACTGCTAATGTATAACATCAAAGGGGTAAGTGAAGATTCATTTTAAACTAAACACAAGCAAACATAACACCCTTCCCCACATCCTGCCTCTTCCACTGATCAGAGACGCTTTACAACCAAATTCCAGTCAAGATGCAGTACTTTgatttactgtatatttcaaagcTCCACCCCACCGCCCAATCACAAAGGAGTCCTGTGCTGCTACTGGGGCCTAAAGGTCTCAGGTCCTGTATCCGCCCGCCTCATCTGTCACCATGGAAACCCCCTCGTGGCCCCTGGGCTGCAATTGTCCTCTTTCCGTCCTTAGGCTGGGCTGTCTCCAGCAGCAGGACCATCGTCCATGCCGTTTCTCTTTAGGCAGCTACGTCAGCACGCAGACCCTTTCGCTCCCAACCCACCCCTCGCCATTAACACTGCCTCTTCGGACTGCTCAGTTTCTTAATCACTCCTTTAACTCCATCACAGTGCCACGTACTTCTTCCAAGCCCTCATCATGCTTCTCTGCTAGGTCATCAGCTTACATTCGTCGTGAGGGATCCTTTCACTAACGGCTCTTTGCCCCATGACACTTGGCTCCACAAGAGCAGGAGCTGCAGCAAGACTGAGGTTTCTCCCTCTCACAGGATCCCGGCGTCCGCACAGCTCCCGGCACACAAGCCAGCCAGGGAGGAGGGGGGGAAGAAATTCTTGCCTAGAACATTCCcactattaacttttttttttttttttttttttttagtagacacgaggtttcaccattttgcccaggctagtctcgaactcctgagctcagatgatccgcctgcttcggcctcccaaagtgctgggattacaggcgtgagccaccgcgcccggccccggcaCTACTTGGCTCTTCTTGAGCAACATTTACGAaatcatttatccatttatttaacaTAGACCCTGCAAACCCCTTCGGGCCAGGCTTGCTGGTAAAAACTAGAAACACAGATTTAAGAAGGCACAGATGCTGCCCCAAGGAGCAGCATCTATTCGACGAGAAAATAGTGTATAGCCGAAGTCTGGCACGTTCCCTTGGAAAGGTAAGAAAGGTACCGATAAAGTGTCGTGGGAGGTGAAGAAGGGGCAGAAAAGTGGAGGAGGTGATGAATCTGTTTCCCAGGAAGAAAACGGAGGCTCGGAAGAGGCAGGCATCTAAGGGGCAACACCTGGCTTCGGCGAGGACCAAGTCACCTCTCTCGATGATACCCACTCCGACAGCCGAGATCAGGTTGCCCCAGGTAGTTCAGATTAACCGCGCTGCGGGAGCGGCGACGCCCCCAGCCGCCCGCTAGACGCCGGGGCCGCTGAGCACCTCAGCACGTTCTAGCGTTGATTGTGATGTGTTGCCCTGGGTACGGGAGAATCCATTACAAGCACGCTGCGGGGGGATGCGAGGAGATTCGAGTCCGCAATGAAGAGCACACAGAAGGACGTGTGAGCGTCTGTAGGACAGAAAAGACTTAACTGAGAGAAGTCATCAAACACGTCTTCGGCCACCCGCCTCTCCAGGCAGTCGGAGAGGGGCTGTATTCTGGTACGCTCCGTGACGTATTGCCGCCGAGCATGTCGGGAGTTGTAGTTGTCCTGACCGGGCCCCGCCCCTCGGCTGGCGGAGACGCCACTTCCGGGCCGGACCCCCGGAACCTTTTGGCTGGCGTCAGCGCCCGTGTTACCGCCACGTCGCGGACATGGTGAGTATTTCTGCTCGTTAGCGACCCTCGTGTTTCCCCCGGACTTTGGCAGCTGCCACGAGCCAGG from Callithrix jacchus isolate 240 chromosome 3, calJac240_pri, whole genome shotgun sequence includes:
- the CFAP96 gene encoding cilia-and flagella-associated protein 96; translation: MPVERGGKTDMERIGLFSEMEYITVGDKYVSPFNRPFNEAASKNKQMLPGGSKAMSNLQAGYFDPHFVRIFEGEGYVNLNQVKRRDMMQAAKKNLSKAFLPSSGDKKPCGLGSYYGTIGGPVPFFSAQPRPRKKYEAPGKNLYTSPGKKGTGYGYANVTIGKQFSHADDFYDAPKQNYKKANEEHHRLLKGAPFKLNLHPRDYFDANPYFSEEPLPPIKKEEKKEAISTTFKPSSPGKKPGGMKAGTFDPYPSHSADPYVTKLAKISGKDGKIFHPPSGPKSRPVESIMTLNVRRALNSKNYKTASVPSY